The DNA sequence GTCGAGCCGCAGGTCCACCAGCGAAACATGGAAGGCACTCGGGTTATGCACTTCGATCCGGCCGGGCTGGGGCGTGCGCCATTGCAGGCCATCGGCTGCCGCACTGGCCGAGCCTGGCAGGCCGGCAGGGCGGTAGAACAGCTTCAGGCGCTGGCGGATGGCGAACTGCAGGGTGTCGGCCTGTTCGGGCTTGCGCGGGATCTCGAGAATGTTCAGCCAGAACAGTGACTCCCTGTCCTCGGGCAGGCCCTGGCCGGCGTACAGCACCCGCAGCAGCTGCTGGCCGTTGGCCGGTATCAAGGCTAACGGCGGGACAACCGCGAAGGGGGTATCGCGGCCCTCGTCGGGGCTGCTGACCCAGCTCTGCACGACCGTGTCGAGGCCGCTGCGATTGACCACGTTGATGTTCGTTTCCTTGGCCGAGCCCTGGTAGATCAGGCGTGTGCCTTCGATCTTGAGCTGGCACCAGGCCGTGGAGGCCAGGCTCATCAGCAGGAGTGCCGCCATGGCCGGGCGCGAGAGGGTATGAAGCAGGCGCGACATGGTCGGGAAGGGGCTCCGGTGAGGTTGGCTGGGAGGGGCCTGGCTATCCTAGACCGCTGCACCGCCGCCGGCTTTGAGACGTTTCTTAAACCGTCGCGTGGTTTATTTTGCGGGTTTGTGAACGACCTCACGCACGCAGCCAGGCCAGCCAACGCTCATCCGATAGTCTCAAGCGTGGGTATCGGGGAGTGGAAATCATGAGCGGCAAGCGATTCGCAGTGACTGTGGCAATGTGCCTGGCCCTGGTGGGCCAGGCCCAGGCAGGCGGCGTTGTCGCCTCAGGAGTTCTGCAATTCAGTGGCAGCATCGTCGAACCATCCTGCACCACCACGGTGGGCAGTGCCGGTTGGCGCATGGATAACTGTCCGGCGCTGGCGCGTGACAGCGTCATTGGCATCCAAGCGGTGGACGAGCAGGCGCTGCCGGCGCACGCGGTACGCATTGATCGTGGGCACAGCGTGGACCAGGCCTACAGGCTGGTCGATGAGCACGGCAAGCCGCTGACCCAAGGCCATTACGTGGTGGTCGTGACCTCACCTTGAGGGTGGCGCAGCCAGCCTTGAGTCAGCGCTGGCGCAATTGTCGCGGGGTGGCATTGAGCAGGCGCCGCATCAGCCGCCGCAGCGCCGTTGCGTCCTGGTAGCCGACCTGCGCCGAGACCGCTTCGACGGAATAGTCGCCAGACTCGAGCAGCGCCCGGGCCTTGTGCAACTGTACCCGCTGGATCAGCTGCCGGGTGGAGTGTCCCGTTGCCTTGCGCACATGGCGCGACAGGGTCCGCTCGGACATGCCGACGCTTGCCGCCAGGGCCGTGACGCTGGCCGGTTCCGGCAGCGACCTCTCGATCTCGGCAGTCAGGCGCGAGATCAGCGCATTGCCTTGGGCCAGCACGGCGGGGATGACAAAAGGCGCCTGCAGTTGCCGGCGGTCGAGCAGCAGCGCCTTGCCTACCGCGTCGGCGATTTCAGGTGACAGGCGCCGACGAAGCAGGTGCAGCATCAGGTCGGTTTGCGCGAAGGCGGCACCTGCCGTGGTCACTGGGTGATCGGCCAGCACCATGAAGTCCGGGTCTACGCGGCAACCGGGTGCCAGTTGCTGCAGATGCGCTGCCAGCCACCAGGAGGTGGTCACCCGTCGGCCGTCCAGCAGCCCGGCTGCCTGCAGCAGAAACACCGCCGAGCAGGATGCGGCAATTTCCTGGCCGCTGGCGATATGACTGCGCAGCGCAGCGAGAAAGGGCGCTGTCCATGGCTCGGCGAGGCGCTGCTCGAGCAGCTCGATGTCGCTGACGCCGATGCCCGGTATGACCCAGCAGGAATGGTCCGCGGCGCTTGCTTCGAGTGGTTGTACCGGCAGTTGCAGGCCATGGCCCAGCGCTACCGGACCCGGTTGCGGGCCGCAAACCCGCCAGCGTGGTGCGGCCAGGCCGAGCCGCCCGCTGACGGTGGCTGCGCTGGCGAGGATGTCCAGGGTGGCGGCGACGCTCGTCGCGAATGCCCCCGGTGTGACCAGGATGGTGAAATCGTACATTGTCGGATTATGCTCGAAACGGGACGGATCCGACACTTATGCACGCAACGGCTGGCAGGCCTAATGGCGCCTCCATTCATCATCAAGGTTTCCGCCATGCCCAACATTCTGATCAAGGTACCTGCCGGAGCTTTCAACGAGGCGCAACGCGAACAGCTGCTCAAGCGCGTCAGCGAGGCCGCCATCGCCCACGAACACATGGGTAGCGCGCTACCGCAGCGCGGCCTGTGCTGGGTACTCATCGAGCAGGTCCGTGGCGCTGACTGGCTGTGTGGCGGGGTGAACCTGCACGCCCAGGCCATTCCCTGCATCGTCACGGTAAAGGTGCCGGCCGGGGTCCTCGATGCACAGATGCGCAAGGATTATGTGCAGGGCCTGCACCAGGCCATCGAACACTGCGTGGGGCAGGCTGACGGGCGCATGCTGATGACGTCGATACAGCTGGTCGACGTCGCCGATGGCACCTGGGGCGCAAACGGCAACCTCTGGCATCTCGCCGATTTCACCCGCGCTGCCGGTTACGGCCATCTTGTCGCTCGCGCCCAGCCATGCGGCTAAAACCTGCGTACCGCCGTGCAGACGGGTTGGGCGATCCAGCCAGCCGGCACGGCGCTGTCAGGGGTGGGCTGGATAGTCGATGTAGCCTCGTTCGTCGCCACCAAAGAAGGTTGCTGGGTCGGGGGTGTTGAGTTGCAGGCCGTCGCGGATACGGCGTGGCAAGTCCGGGTTGGCCAGGAACGGTCGGCCGAAAGCCACCACGTCGGCACGGCCTTCGGCAATCGCTTGTTCGGCAGAAGCTGCGTCGTAGCCGCCTGCGATCACCAGGACACCTTCCCAGGCATCGCGCAGCTGCAAGATGATCTCGTCCCAGCGCGGGTCGAAGTTTTCGTCCTTGACGGTACCGACGACCGCGGGCTCGACCAGGTGCAGGTAGGCCAAGCCGTAGCGGTTCAGCGACTTGACGATGTAGCTGAACGTTTCGAAGGGGGTGTCATCGCCCATGCCCATGAACCGCCCCATCGGGGTGAGGCGCACACCGACGCGATCGGCGCCGATCTCTCGCGCCACGGCCTGGACCACCGCCAGCAGCAGGCGCGCCCGATTCTGGTACGAGCCGCCGTAAGGGTCGCTGCGCTGGTTGCTGTTGCTGTTGATGAACTGGTCGAGCAGGTAGCCGTTGCCGGCGTGGATCTCGACGCCATCCATGCCCGCCGCCATGGCATTGAGCGCAGCATTGCGGTAATCATCGATGATCGCCGCGATCTCTTCGACTTCCAGGGCGCGCGGGACCGGTACATCACCCCACACGCCATTGCCGTCGTGGTCGACGATGAACGTCTTGCCGGGCGCTGCGATTGCACTCGGTGCCACGGGCAGGCCATGGTCAGGCTGGAAGCTGGGGTGCGATACGCGCCCGACGTGCCACAGCTGCATGAAGATGCGGCCGTCCTGTGCGTGCACCTTGTCGCTCACCTGTTTCCAGGCTGCGATCTGTTCAGCCGTGTAGATGCCGGGGGTCCATGCATAACCTTGGCCCTGCCGGGAGATTTGCGTGGCTTCGGTGATGATCAACGCTGCGCTGGCGCGCTGGGCATAATATTCCGCTGCCATTGCCGTCGGGATATCGCCGGGTTGGCCCGCACGGGAGCGGGTCAAGGGGGCCATGGCAATACGGTGTGGCAGTTGCAAGGCGCCCACGCGAATGGGATTGAACAGGTGAGGGGCCATTACTCAGTTCCTTTGCAAGTGGTTTGAATGCGGTTGGCAAGTGCAGCGCTAGCGCGGCTGTTTGCTGGAGTCAGGTTAATGTCCGGCGCCCAGACTGATAATCAGCACAACCGGGGCAAGTGCATTGCGCAACTCGCAAAGCCCGGGAACCTTCAAAGCGCCGTTCGCGCTTTACCTCGGTAAACCCGCAGCACATCAGCCATGACCGACAATGCAATTTCGGCGGGGGTCCTGGAGCCGATATCCAGGCCGATGGGCATGTGCAGACGGGCGACATCCGCAGCCGACAAACCGCCGATCCGGCGCAATCGCTCCGCGCGTCTTTCCGAGGTCCGTTTCGAGCCCATGGCACCGATGTAGAAGGCAGGCGTGTGCACGGCCTCCATCAATGCGAGGTCGTCGATTCTAGGATCATGGGTCAGCGCAACGACCGCCGTCGCTTCGTGGCAACCGCCGTTGGCGATGTAGATCGAGGGCAGTAGCGGAATCACCGTCACGCCCTCCAGCGCCAGCGTGGCCACTTCTTCTCGCGGGTCGCATGCGATCACTTCAAAGCCCAGGGCCCGGGCGAACTGTGCACAGGCCTCGGCAACCGGTGACAGGCCTGCCAGCAGCAAGCGCAGTGCCGGGCCCAGGCTGATCTCCAGGCGGCTGCCAATACGCACCACGGTGTCGCTGCCGTCGGTGCGGCTGCGGGTGCTGAACAGGCCGCCTTCCAGGTCAATCACCCGGGTCAGCCGACGTTGACCGCGCAGCGCGTCGAGCAACTGGCGCAGGTGGGCGCGCCATTCGGCGCTCGGGCGCCTGTGCTCGACCAGTACGTCCAGGCTACCGCCACACGGCAGCTGCAGGCGACTTCGCTCCTCGGCACTGGCGCCGTAGCAGATGACCTGTGCTGGTGCGGCATGCTCGCCACGGCCGAGTGCTTCGAGAAATGCCTCCTCGACACAGCCGCCGGACAACGAGCCGCTGTGCGCGCCGGACTGGATGGCCACCAACATTGCGCCAGGCGCGCGCGGTGCCGAACCGAAGGTGGAAAGGACCGTGCATAACCACACGCTGTGTCCTTCGTCTGCCCAGGCCAGCGCCTGCTCCAGCACCGTCACATCAAGATGTTGCATCTGCCGTTACCTTTGCAAAACGCGGGTTCAAGTACCGCCGGTTCATGCCTTGCGGGCCAGCGGCAGCGCCAGCCGGCGCTGGCCGGTGGCATCCGCCACTGCGTTACCCAGGGCTGCGGCCATCGGGCCCTGGACGATTTCGGCTGCACCGAGGAAGGGTTGGCCAGGCTGGTCGATCAGGTGCACTTCCACGTGTTTCGGCAGTTGCGGGAAGCGCAGGATCGGATAGCCACTCCAGTCATAGCTGCGTACCCCACCGGGGTCATAACTGACCGCCTCGTAGAGCGTCCAGCTGCTCGACTGGACGATGCCACCCTCGACCTGGTTGCGCAGCCCATCGGGGTTGACGATCTGCCCGACGTCCACCGCCGTGACTACCCGCTGAATCGCGATCTCGCCGGTTTGCGGATGCACCTGGATTTCCACTGCCACCGCGCAGTAGCCCATGATGTTCTTGTAGCGGGCGAAGCCCAGGCCGATGCCCGTGCCCGGTGCAGGCGACCGCCGTGGCCAGGCGAACTCATCGCGGGCCCGTTCGACCACGGCGCGGGCCCTTGGGTCGGTGAGATGGCTGAGGCGGAACTCGACGGCATCCACGCCTGCCTGCGCCGCCAGTTCGTCCAGGCAGGCCTCGATGGCAAACACATTGATATGGGCACCCAGCGAGCGCATTGCCGAAGTGCGGAACGGCATTTCGCTGATGAAGTGCATGTCGATGTCGCTTGCGCCCGTCTGGTACAGCGGGATCGCGTTGCGGTCGCCATCCCCTTCTGGCTGGGCAATCGGCACCGATGGCGCCGAGGTGAACGGGCGGGCGAGCAGGCGCGCGGGCACCAGGCGGCCGGCGTTGGTGATGCGCTCGTTATGTGGCGTGGTCCATAGCTGGTACTTCCAGTGGTTGATGCGGCCGCTGCTGTCCAGGCCGGCTTCCAGTTCGGTGAGCATGGCCGAGCTGTACGGTTCCCACAGGTTTTCCTGTTCGCGCATCCATTGCACGCGCACCGGCACGCCTGGTACTCGCATGGCGATGAGCGCCGCGTCGGCTGCGGCATCATCGGCACCGTTGTGGCCGTAGCATCCGGAACCTTCGGCGTGGATGCAGCGCACAGCCGTCAGCGGTAGGCCGAGCATTTCGGCGATGCCCGCACGCAGCGGGAACACACCTTGGGTATGGGTCCAGACGGTCAACGTACCGTCCTTGAACCAGGCCAGCGAGCAGGAGGGGCCGATGGAACCGTGCATCAGGTATTGTTTGGTGACACGCGCCCGATAGGTCTTGCCACTTGAAGGCGTCGGCTGGCCTTCGTGCTGGATGGGGTAGCGCCTGGATTGCAGCTTGGGCAGCAGCTGGTGGATGACGGCCTGGTCCGGAATCACCTCGCCAGTGGTCCACGTTGCCGCCGCGTAGCCCGCCCGCATGGCCTTGATGGCCTGCCATTCATCCCTGGCCACCACGGCGAGATAGTTGCCGTCCTCGACCACCTTGACGATGCCCGGCAGGCGTTCAATCGCCTGTTTATCGAAACCGGTGAGCGTGCAGCCCGGCCTGGGTGGCCGGATCACCCGGGCATGGAGCATGTCCGGCAGGCGCATGTCCTGCACGAACGCCGCGCCACCGCTGACCTTGGCCGGAATATCCAGGCGTGGGATGGCGTGGCCGATGAGCTTGAACTGCGCAGGTGGAAGGTCCGGCGAGTTGGCCTTGGCATATTGATGCAGGTCCACGCCCGCTACCGCCTCGGCATAGCTCATGCGGGCGCCGGACGGGGCCGTGATCATCGCACCGCCTGTCTGCAGCGACGATACGTCCACGCCCCAGCGCCTGGCGGCCGACTCCATCAGCATCTGCCGCACCTGCGCGGCGGCATTGAACAGCGCCGTGCCGCTGTCGAAGATGGTATGGCTGCCGGCCGTGTAGCCTTCGTTCGGTGTCAGCGCCGTGTCCGCCGTAAGGAAGGTGACCGCCGCCGGCGAGACGTCCAGCCGCTCGGCCGCAATCTGCAACAGCGCGGTCTTCACCCCGGTGCCCAACTCCACTTTCCCGGTATACACGGTGATGCCTTCGACGCCGACCTTGATCCACGCGTCGAGGTAAGGGTTGGTGCGCAAGCTGCCGGGCAGATCCGGGGCGAGCACGACAGTACCGAGGGTATCCACCTCGGTATCGGCCAGCGCCTTGCGGGCGGCCGGCATCAGCGCGAATGCCATCAGCAGGCTGCCGCCCTGCAGGAACGCGCGGCGACCGAATTCAGTTGTGGACGACATGCAGGCCACCGTTTTCGACGACGCGGGTGATCGCTTCGATGATTCGAAGATGCGTGCCGCAGCGACACAGGTTGGTGGCCATGTGCGCGCGGATGGTGGCTGCGTCGGGCCGCGGATTCTGCTCCAGCAAGGCTTGGGCGCGCATGATCATCCCGGCGATGCAGTAGCCACACTGCGCGGCCTGGGTATCGATGAAGGCTTGTTGCAGCGGGCCTGGCCGTTCAGGCGTGCCCAGGCTCTCGACGGTGCGCACGTGGCGGCCTTGCATGCCAGCACACGGGGTCACGCAGGCGAATACCGGCTGGTCGTCGACGATGACGGTGCACGCGCCACACTGGCCCAGCCCGCAGCCATACTTGGCGCCGTTGAGTTCCAGGTGGTTGCGCAAGGCATAGAGCAGCGGCATGTCCGGGTCGATATCCAGGCTGTGCAGCTTGCCGTTGACTGTAAGGTTCACGTTGCTCATGGGGTCTCCTCGCGCAGAGCCTGAATAGTCGAATGCAAATCCGGCCACGGCCGATCTGGGGCGGCTTGGCCACGGACGAAGGCCGCCAGGGCGGCGAGCTGCTGGTCGTTCAGGCTGGCCGCGAAGGGCGGCATCGCCGGGCCGGGCTCACCGGGTGTGGAGGCAATGCCTTCCAGTACCGTCTTGATGAAGTTGCGTGGCGCAGGGGCTTGCACCGAGGACGTCGCCGTCAGCGCTGGCCGGCCGTCGATACTGCGCATCGGTGCGGCTGCACCGTGGCAGCCTGCGCAGGCGGCCTGGAACAGATCACCCCCGAGGCTGGACGATTCGGCCGAGGCCACAGCCTTTGTTTCGAGCGTGGCGGGTTGGTGGGGGGAGGCCGGCAAACTGAGCAGATATTCCGCCATGGCTTCGACGTCGCTCCGAGGCAGCCGCGCGAGTTCCTGGCTGACCGGGCGCATGGGGCCGGCCGCGGTGCCATGGCCGTCGACGACCTTGGCTTGCAGGTAATCCACCAGCTGGGCTTGGGTCCAGGGCGTTTCGCGGCTGGCCAGGCCGAGCAGGGAAGGGGCCGCCCAGCCGTCAACCACGCCACCGGCAAGCGCCTGGCCCGTTTTCTCGGCACCGAGCAGGTTCAAAGGGGTATGGCATCCGCCGCAGTGGCCCGCGCCTTCGACCAGGTAGCGGCCACGGTTCCACTGCGGCGACGCCTGCGCGGTCGGCACGAACGGCGCTGAATGCAGGAACAACAGGTTCCAGCCCGCGACCAGCGGGCGCAGGTTCATCGGGAACTTCATGCGGTTGGGGGTTGCCGGCTGGTACACCGGAGGCCCGCTCATCAGGTAGGCATAGGCGTCCGCCAGGTCCTGATCGTCGAGCAGCCGGTAATGCGTGTATGGGAAGGCTGGGTAGAGGAAATGCCCATCGCGGGAAATCCCGTCGCGCATGGCGCGCTGGAATGCTTCGAGTGGCCAGCTGCCGATACCGGTCTGCGCGTCAGGGGTGATGTTGGTGCTGTACAGCGTGCCAAACGGCGTCACCAGTGGCAGGCCGCCTGCCAGGTACTTGCCGCCAGGGCGCGTATGGCAGACCGCGCAGTCGCCGGCGGTGACGACCTGGGCACCGCGTGCGATCTGTGCGGGTTCGAATGCCATGGGCCGCTCGATCGGATCGATTGCCGGTCGCCACATCAACCCGAACGCTGCGGCTAGCCCACCCACGCCCAGCGCAATAGCTGCCAATGCCCAACGCTTCCTACGTGACATCGATACCCACCTCGTTCTCCGCCCTTGGCAACCAGCAACTCCCGGTATTGCCGGATGCCGATCAGTTCAGGGCGAGCCTAAAGGAGCACGGCTTGTGCGGGTATGGGTCGCTCGCGCAAGGCAGCTTTGCTCATTACGCAAGGCTGGCAGCGCGTGTTCGATAGCACGCCTGTTCAATCTCGAGGCCGGGCAGGTGGCTATGCTGCAGGCTGATGCAACCTCGACTGGTGATGCCACCAGCTTCCCTCTGGATATCTTCGACAGGGTCGGTCAATGGACAAGTTTCTCGCCTTGAGCATGTTCGTAGAAACGGTACGTTGCGGTGGCTACTCCGCCGCAGCCCGCAAGCTTGGCGTGGCAACATCGTCCGTGGCGCGTCAGGTGGCAGCACTGGAGGCGGAGCTGGGCACCACGCTCATTACCCGCAGCACCCGCCAGAACCGCCTGACCGACCTGGGCCAAGCCTATTTCGACAACGCGGTGGGCATTCTCGATGCGCTCGCTGCAGCCGATGGCATGGTCACCGACAGGGGCAGCGAAGCGAAAGGCAAGCTGCGGGTCAGCGTGCCGGTGGAGTTCGGCCGACGCTTGATCTCTCCCCACCTTGGTCGGTTTCTGGCGAGCCATCCAGAGCTGGAGGTCAGCCTCAACCTCAGCGACGAGCGCGTGGACCTTTACAAGGACCGTATCGACCTGACCGTGCGCCTGGGGTCGACCGTCTCCAGCGAGGACGTGATCTGCACCACCATCGGTCATTTCCAGCGTTGGCTGGTGGCCAGCCCGGGCTACCTGGAGCGACACGGTGCGCCGACGCAACCGAGCGAACTCACCCAGCATTCCTGCATGCGCTTCGATTACGGCGGGCCAATGCGCGACTGGCTGTTCGAGGTGGCTGACGAGACGGTACCCGTCGCGGTGCAGGGCCGGATGCAGAGCAACAATGCCGACATTCTCAGGCAGGCGGCGGTCGCCGGGCAGGGCGTTGCGCTGCTGGCCGACTGGCTGGTTGCCGAGGATGTGCAACAGGGCCGGCTCACCCGCTTGCTGCCTGAATATGAAGTGAACCCGGTGTCAGTCAACGCCTCGATCAATATCGTCTACCTGCCGATCAATCGCGCCTCGACGCGTATCAGGGCCTTTGCGCATTTCATGAAACAGCTGGTCAGTGTTGCCTAGCGACATTGCGCAACGCTCTATTGCGTGCTGTGTGGCTTCTGCCTGTGCAGCTGACGCCGTACGCTGGGCTGAACCACCTTACTCAGGGTCTGGACCATGCACATTCCCCCGCTCCTGGCGTTCGACTTTCTTGACCCTTGGAGCTGGGTAGCGCAGCGCCGGCTTGCGCTCGCGATGAGCCAGGTCGGGCAACCACTGAAGGTCACTTTTCAGCCGTGCCGCTCGCCGTTGAGCCGTGCCGCCGCTGGCATGGCCTACCACGACTTTCTCGAACGTCGCTTTGGCACCCAGGCGCTGATACAGCAGTCCCTGGTGGCTGCGGAAATGCGCCAGCTTGGCATTGAACCGGCGTTCAGCCAGATCGTCCGCCTGCCCGACACGCGCCCCGCGCTTGCCGCTGTACTGTGGCTGCAGCGTAGCGGGAAACCCGCTCATCACTTTGTGGAAAGTGTCTTCGAAGCCTTGTATTGCCATGGCCAGGACATCGGCGATCCGGCAGTCCTGAAACAGCTGCTGCTGCGAGAGCGAGTAGCTTTGAGCGAAGTCGTGCAATTCATGCACAGCGACACGTTCAGTGAGGAATTGCAGGCCAGCGAAGCCACGGCTGCGGCGTGGGCGGGGCGTGTGATTCCATCTTTGCGCATCAACGGTACGGTGGTATTCGGTGCGCAGACACCGAGTGTTCTGGCGCCGATGCTTGGCTTCTTCGGCGCTCAGCAAGAATGAAATGGCCATCAAGGCAATCAAGGACAGGGTATTGCCCAGTTTTGCAATCTTTGTTGCACGGTTAGGGATTGCAGTCAGGCTTTGCGTCGCTTCTGCGCAAATGCCTCCAGGGTAACCGTCCTGGCTGAATTAGTCGGCAGGTTGTAAGTCGCTCTCGGTAAATGGTTGCTAGGTTCTGTGTGAAAAGTCTTGAGACGAAGGTCAGGCAAGGCGAAAACAGCCGAGGAAGCGGAGTTTACGGGTTGTAAATGAGCATTCCGAGGCTGTTTTCAACGCAGCATCACCGAGTATCAAGGCTTTTCACACAGAGCCTAGGGGGCGAGCAGTTTTGCGTTTGGACTGTGTTCAGCACGCGATGTAGTCCTTGCGTGATTCACGAGCTGCCTATTAGTATGCGATCGCTCGGCAGGATCAGCCGAAATGTTTTTCCATCCGCGAAACAAGGAGGTGCCCTATGACCCGGTTTTCAATGATGTGTCTGCTAATAAACCGTCAACGAAATCCTGAAGGGGCCCCTTTTGCCCCGCGGAGAATCAAACATGTCCAATCTTTGCCCACCGGTGTTTCTTGTTAGCCTCAGCTCGCCAGAGGAAGAAGCACTCTGCCGCGCCCTACGGGTACGCGACGACCAAAGTGATTTTATTGCCAGCAATGCCGAATCGCTGGAACAGGCTGCCGATAGCCCGTGGTGTGAGCCGTTGGCCATACGGGCCATGCAGACTGGTGAGCTAGTCGGTTTCCTGATGCACGCCCTCGATCCGGATGAGAACAGCCGCTGGATCTACCGCCTGATGATTGACCGCAACCACCAGGGCCGCGGTTACGGGCGTGCTGCCCTACGAGCGCTCATGGCACATCTCCACACCTTGCCTGGAGGACCTGGCGTCGCCCTTGGTGTTGACCCCGAGAACATCGGCGCGCGACGTCTCTATGCTTCTGAAGGCTTTGTCGAGACCGGTGAAGTCATTGATGGCGAGTTGATCATGCGACGGATGTCTACGTGATCAAAGGCAGGGGCGCCGTGTCGCCCCTGCAACTTCGCAGAGCCATCCCCAACGGGTGCCTGACAAACAGGAGTTATAGATGAAGGAGAAAAGCATCGCCTCTCAGCGGGTACTTTTCATCGGACGCGAGCTATCCATCTCGGAAATTGCTGACCAAGCGTCAGTATGTTGTGCGGAGATTATTAGCGCGGCCGAAGATCTGGAGCTTGAGGTCGTCGGTCCATGGATTTTCGTTTCCCACAAGATGCCTAACAATTCCAACGACCGTTTTCGGATAGAATTCTGCCTGCCAGTGGAGGGTGACTTCGAAGAGCAGATCGAAGGGGTTCGCTATCAACTGCTACCGGCGTTACATTGCATCTATGAAGATTACCGAGGGCCACTCAGTGACCTCTTTTCCCATGGTTATGCGAAGCTCTTCGAAGGGGCTCGTGCAGCCGGCTGTAGACTAACCGACGAAAGCCGAGAGGTCTATCACAACTGGCAGGGACCAGATTCACTAGATAATCACATAGAACTCCAATTCGGCATCGTTTGAGCATGGCAAAGAATGCCTAGACCCTTCCTTGTGAACCTATTGATTGGACTGTTCAGGTGCCAGAACCCTGAACCGCTCTTAACGTCATAAATACGGAACGACGCATTTGGCCGATTGCTGCCGTCCGCGAGAGGCAGCTTTCGACCCTAAGCAGCCCTTCACGCGGAGGGCCACTATCAGCCAAAAGCAGACATGCGCACCTGGCAAAAGTAAGCTCTACAGACTTCAGGGATTCGAGAGCTGGAATGAGTAATTTGCTATCCATCACAAGCCACAAATCCAAGTACAGTCTCGGCTTCTACCCGACGTTTGCCGTTGACGGAGTACCTTTGGAGGTTTGGCTACCTCAGCACAATCGGGAAGCTGAGTTACACCTCGTATCAGCGCATTCAGGCTTGAGCGACGATGACGACACCTATTTGGTATGGGATCGGACCTATTCCACAGCGCCGGGCTGGGAGACTTTGGTCCCCCTGCTTGTTTGCTCTGATGACTTGGACCTGACATGTACCGTCATTGTTGCTGAGCAGCACGCCGATGAGCACCATGTCCAGTGGCGCCGATTTGGTTTGCTGAGGGATTTAATCACTTTGCAATGCCCTGCCGTTGATTGGTATGACTCAATACCGAGCCTGACTTTCGAGCGCTCCCGTTTCGAGAGTGTGCTGGATGCGTTCAGGAAACAAGAGAGCATCAAAATGGACTGGGACTAACGCG is a window from the Pseudomonas anuradhapurensis genome containing:
- a CDS encoding cytochrome c translates to MAFEPAQIARGAQVVTAGDCAVCHTRPGGKYLAGGLPLVTPFGTLYSTNITPDAQTGIGSWPLEAFQRAMRDGISRDGHFLYPAFPYTHYRLLDDQDLADAYAYLMSGPPVYQPATPNRMKFPMNLRPLVAGWNLLFLHSAPFVPTAQASPQWNRGRYLVEGAGHCGGCHTPLNLLGAEKTGQALAGGVVDGWAAPSLLGLASRETPWTQAQLVDYLQAKVVDGHGTAAGPMRPVSQELARLPRSDVEAMAEYLLSLPASPHQPATLETKAVASAESSSLGGDLFQAACAGCHGAAAPMRSIDGRPALTATSSVQAPAPRNFIKTVLEGIASTPGEPGPAMPPFAASLNDQQLAALAAFVRGQAAPDRPWPDLHSTIQALREETP
- a CDS encoding LysR family transcriptional regulator, which produces MDKFLALSMFVETVRCGGYSAAARKLGVATSSVARQVAALEAELGTTLITRSTRQNRLTDLGQAYFDNAVGILDALAAADGMVTDRGSEAKGKLRVSVPVEFGRRLISPHLGRFLASHPELEVSLNLSDERVDLYKDRIDLTVRLGSTVSSEDVICTTIGHFQRWLVASPGYLERHGAPTQPSELTQHSCMRFDYGGPMRDWLFEVADETVPVAVQGRMQSNNADILRQAAVAGQGVALLADWLVAEDVQQGRLTRLLPEYEVNPVSVNASINIVYLPINRASTRIRAFAHFMKQLVSVA
- a CDS encoding DsbA family oxidoreductase, whose translation is MHIPPLLAFDFLDPWSWVAQRRLALAMSQVGQPLKVTFQPCRSPLSRAAAGMAYHDFLERRFGTQALIQQSLVAAEMRQLGIEPAFSQIVRLPDTRPALAAVLWLQRSGKPAHHFVESVFEALYCHGQDIGDPAVLKQLLLRERVALSEVVQFMHSDTFSEELQASEATAAAWAGRVIPSLRINGTVVFGAQTPSVLAPMLGFFGAQQE
- a CDS encoding GNAT family N-acetyltransferase, translating into MSNLCPPVFLVSLSSPEEEALCRALRVRDDQSDFIASNAESLEQAADSPWCEPLAIRAMQTGELVGFLMHALDPDENSRWIYRLMIDRNHQGRGYGRAALRALMAHLHTLPGGPGVALGVDPENIGARRLYASEGFVETGEVIDGELIMRRMST
- a CDS encoding AraC family transcriptional regulator, whose protein sequence is MKEKSIASQRVLFIGRELSISEIADQASVCCAEIISAAEDLELEVVGPWIFVSHKMPNNSNDRFRIEFCLPVEGDFEEQIEGVRYQLLPALHCIYEDYRGPLSDLFSHGYAKLFEGARAAGCRLTDESREVYHNWQGPDSLDNHIELQFGIV